TCGACAGCCTCGACGGACCCGTTCTCCGGGTCGCGGCGCCGGACACGCCGGTCCCGTACGCGCCGCCGATGGAAGCATTCTTCCTGCCGAACGCCGAAAAGATCGCCCGCGCCGCGCGCGCGCTCGCCGGATACTGAAAGGAGCTCGGAATGTCGACCGACGTCATCATGCCCCAGATGGGGGAATCGATCGCGGAAGGAACGATCACACGCTGGATCAAGAACGTGGGGGACACGGTCTCCCGCGACGAGCCACTCTTCGAGATCTCCACCGACAAGGTCGACGCGGAGATCCCCTCCCCCGCGGCCGGCACGCTCACGGAGATCCTCGTGCAGCCCGGCCAGACGGTCGCCGTCAACACGGTCGTCGCGCGCATCGGAGCGGCGGGCGAGGGCAAGGGCGCCAAACCCGCGGCGCCGGAAGCGCCCCCGCCCGCGAAGGAAGCGCCGCGGCCGGAAGCTCCGCCCGCGCCCCCCGCCGCGAAACCGGCCCAGCCCGCGGCGCCGCCCTCGCCCGCTCCGGCGGCCGCCCGGCCGGAAACGCCCCGCGAAAA
This genomic stretch from Thermoanaerobaculia bacterium harbors:
- a CDS encoding biotin/lipoyl-containing protein, translated to MSTDVIMPQMGESIAEGTITRWIKNVGDTVSRDEPLFEISTDKVDAEIPSPAAGTLTEILVQPGQTVAVNTVVARIGAAGEGKGAKPAAPEAPPPAKEAPRPEAPPAPPAAKPAQPAAPPSPAPAAARPETPRE